A single Deinococcus roseus DNA region contains:
- a CDS encoding transposase — protein sequence MDLTTLEKRGKFRGLQGWLHVLKNARGLHLVVLCVKIGPHCFPWSFRIWHGKGSKSPTVHALRMIQTFPGTLSKGFKVRVLADGGFDAAMFMVGVHQLGYSCIVGTRSTRKTTEGKKLSQYPFRTRTIYLKDVQQEQIPIPIYFSWVWLERNGGWEKRYVLSTEKMTPDNIRRTGRRRWTIEGVFKICKNRFGLHHFGQQSKIGVLRYLLLSLVAYVGMTP from the coding sequence GTGGATCTCACCACCCTGGAGAAACGGGGCAAATTTAGAGGGCTACAAGGCTGGCTGCACGTCCTCAAAAATGCTCGTGGTCTGCATCTGGTGGTGTTGTGCGTCAAGATTGGTCCGCACTGCTTCCCGTGGAGTTTTCGTATCTGGCACGGCAAAGGGTCAAAAAGTCCCACGGTGCATGCCCTGAGAATGATTCAGACGTTCCCAGGGACGCTCAGCAAAGGATTCAAGGTCCGGGTGCTGGCCGACGGTGGGTTCGATGCTGCCATGTTCATGGTGGGCGTACACCAACTGGGCTACTCGTGCATTGTGGGCACCCGGAGTACCCGAAAGACCACCGAGGGCAAAAAGCTAAGTCAGTACCCGTTTCGGACCAGAACCATCTATTTGAAAGACGTGCAGCAAGAGCAAATCCCCATTCCAATCTACTTTTCCTGGGTGTGGCTAGAGAGAAATGGAGGCTGGGAAAAACGCTACGTGCTCTCCACCGAGAAGATGACTCCGGACAATATTCGTCGTACAGGTCGTCGGAGGTGGACCATTGAGGGTGTTTTCAAGATTTGCAAAAATCGCTTCGGGCTGCACCATTTCGGGCAGCAAAGCAAAATTGGGGTCTTAAGGTACCTGTTGCTATCCTTGGTAGCGTATGTTGGTATGACCCCTTGA
- a CDS encoding DUF1016 N-terminal domain-containing protein has product MKRQVQTSQLQALLKVNQQLLMLYWKIGKTILFLQQEHGWGTHGVDHLAIDLKAAFPGMTGFGRRNLQYMTFRSNLPQ; this is encoded by the coding sequence TTGAAACGGCAGGTGCAAACGTCCCAGCTTCAAGCCCTACTCAAAGTGAATCAGCAACTCTTGATGCTCTATTGGAAAATCGGCAAAACCATTTTGTTTTTGCAGCAGGAACATGGCTGGGGAACCCATGGGGTGGACCACCTCGCCATAGACCTCAAAGCAGCCTTCCCGGGCATGACGGGATTTGGACGCCGCAACCTGCAGTACATGACTTTTCGCTCAAACCTACCCCAGTGA